The genomic window CTCCCCCGAGAACACCCATGTATCCTATTCCTACCATTACAAAAGGGGTAAAATTAGACTCAAAAAAAGAATATGACGCTTGCAATTCACAACTGAGAAATAAGAGTGGCGATATGTCGAATCTTACAGACCCATAATTTGATAGATCTTCTTCTGCGCTAATTTTGTCAAAACCAAAAAATGTCATATCAGCAAGAAATCTTCCAGACCATTTTTCGCAAATGTAGGTCTCTGCACCAAAAGCACCGCCCCAGCCGTTTTTCCACTCATCTCTGAATGCAGAGGGTTGAGATTTCAGAGAGTAATTGGTTTGAAGAAGAAAATATGAGCCTCTTGAATTATCCCCATCTTCTTTACTGTAAACAGACTCAGCAATAGACAGGAATCCGACAAAGAATATCACCGCATATTTTAGAAATGTATTCATACTGGCACCTCACATGTTAAGTGTTTAGATGTATGTTTTGAGACTTGAGACAAACAATAAATGTTTCCAGCTGCAGCTACCCTACCACAACTATCACATAGGTGTTTTATAGATTTACATCCTTTCTGAGCACAAGGTTCACCGTTCCGACTTCGCGTTCATCTGAGAGTAATCATCCTGCTCTGCGTTAGCGGAATTAAGAGATTGAAACGAAAAAGCGTAACGGGTGATGTGATATCACTTCCCAATACACTCTTCACTCGACACTCTCCTCTCTCACTCCAGAACCTGTCTGTAGCTGTCATAAAGGGCACGGATATTTCTAACGTAAGTAAAAGGCTCCTGACCTCTGCAATAGCCGTGTCTTGCATTTCTATAGTATTCAGGTTGTGCCAGAAGCAGCATAGCCCGTTCTACATTATCTATCCACTTATCTCTGTCCAGCCCTAAACTGGCTGCCAGACGCCTGGCATCAAGAACATGCCCATAGCCTGCATTATAGGATGCCAGAGCAAAATTGAAACGTTCGTTGTAGGGCAGTTCAGGGTCAAAGCGGTTAATAAGAATGTTCAGGTATCTCACCCCTGCGTATACATTTAATTGGGGATCTCTGATGTCACCACTTATAAACTGTCTTGCCGTAGCGGGCATAAGCTGCATAAGTCCCTGAGCACCGACCCAGCTTTCTGCATTGGGATCGAATTTTGATTCCTGATATATGAGGGCTGCAATGGCGCGCCAGTCAAAGCCGGCTGAATCAGAACGGGCTCGGATTATTTCATCGTATTCCGAAAGTCTGTTCTGTATATCGGCTCTTACAGCGGGGGGACGTTGCCTTCCGCCTTTTCTGAAATACCTGTTGTAGATTATGTTGTAGTAAAGGCTTCTTGGCCGGTGGTCACTTTTGGTAAAGAATTCATCAATTACAGATTTAAGCCGGGGGTTATCTTTCCTTATAACCCAACCGATTTCCCTTTCTCCGGAAACATGCGGACCGATAGCTATATTGTGTCCATGGTTCAGTTCGATAAATGCCAAGTAATCATCGCATACCGTTATATCGTATTCTCCTGAATGGACTTTCCATAAAACTTCTTCGGTCTCAACAGTTCCGTCAAGTAGATGAATTTCAAAATTCAGGTTGTTTTCATCTCTCAATCTCATTAGAGTCTCCTCATAGGAACTGTTTTCCCTGACATGAACAGTTCTGCCCTCCAGATCGTCAAGTGTCTGTATAATGCTTTTACCCTGCTCATCCGGTGCCGTAACAATTACTTCCCGGGTTAGAAGATAGGGGTGGGAAAAATCCACGATTTTTTCTCTTGAATTGGTTTTGGTAATTGTGGCAGCTGCAATGTCCGCCCTTCCCTCTTTTACCCAGTTTAGAAGATCATCTCTTGAATCGGCCACCATGATTTTTAGATTCATTCCCAAATTGTTTGCGAATGCATTCATTAGTTCAAAATCAAAACCCACCTCTCTTCCACGGTGTATCCAGTATGAAGCAGCATTGTTGCGGGTAACAAAACGAATCACATTTCTTTCTTTAATTGAATCAAAATCACCTGTTGAAATT from Chitinispirillum alkaliphilum includes these protein-coding regions:
- a CDS encoding Soluble lytic murein transglycosylase (Soluble lytic murein transglycosylase and related regulatory proteins (some containing LysM/invasin domains)), which gives rise to MKKIVFLPLISLAIIPLILLFTSKSDNNNTQPEKPADNTYKADWEMIQQKGILRIITPPSEEVFLSRDAIPGSFETNNAAQFARKHNLEPIIIEAPAYDSILPWIKKGKADLAVASLTVTEQRSRDFLPSRPVRNVREYLIGPKDSPVRSLNDLKDKTVALRQGSSYVATLNLIRDSMQLSINVEYVPGEMHTEEIIYEISQGNYDYTICDSDIARAVLAYMDEVDTLLTFPGLRNIAWFMRNGNYEFKSKLDRYLSEFAILGELNEISTGDFDSIKERNVIRFVTRNNAASYWIHRGREVGFDFELMNAFANNLGMNLKIMVADSRDDLLNWVKEGRADIAAATITKTNSREKIVDFSHPYLLTREVIVTAPDEQGKSIIQTLDDLEGRTVHVRENSSYEETLMRLRDENNLNFEIHLLDGTVETEEVLWKVHSGEYDITVCDDYLAFIELNHGHNIAIGPHVSGEREIGWVIRKDNPRLKSVIDEFFTKSDHRPRSLYYNIIYNRYFRKGGRQRPPAVRADIQNRLSEYDEIIRARSDSAGFDWRAIAALIYQESKFDPNAESWVGAQGLMQLMPATARQFISGDIRDPQLNVYAGVRYLNILINRFDPELPYNERFNFALASYNAGYGHVLDARRLAASLGLDRDKWIDNVERAMLLLAQPEYYRNARHGYCRGQEPFTYVRNIRALYDSYRQVLE